In the genome of Methylococcus sp. EFPC2, the window AGCACCGAGCGCATCAAGAACGTCGCCGAGCGGGTGATACGCGCCCGCCAGCGGGGCGAGGACGTGGTGGTGGTGGTTTCCGCCATGAGCGGCGAAACCAACAAGCTGGTGGCCTACGCCCATGAGGTCCAGGAGCGGCCCAGTCCGCGCGAGATGGACGTGCTGCTCTCCACCGGCGAGCAGGTCACCATCGCCCTGCTTGCCATGGCACTGGAGCAAAAGGGATGCCCGGCCATTTCCTATACCGGCTGGCAGGTGGGTATCGTGTCCGACGATGCCCACACCAAAGCGCGCATCGAGAAGATAGACACCGACCGCATCCAGGCCGATCTGGATGCCGGCAGGGTGGTGGTCGTGGCCGGTTTTCAAGGCGTGACCGCGGAGGGAGATATCACCACGCTGGGGCGCGGCGGGTCGGACACCACGGCGGTCGCTCTGGCGGCTGCCCTGAAGGCCGAAGAGTGCCTCATCTATACCGACGTCGATGGCGTCTATACCACGGATCCGAGGGTCGAGCCCCGGGCTCGTCGCTTGGACCGCATCACCTTCGAAGAAATGCTGGAAATGGCCAGCCTCGGTTCCAAGGTGCTGCAAATCCGTTCCGTGGAGTTTGCGGGCAAATACAATGTTCCTTTGCGCGTGTTGTCGAGTTTCGCAGAAGGCGGCGGCACCCTGATCAGTTACGAGGAAAACGGCGTGGAAAAAGCGTTAATTTCGGGGATCGCGTTCAATCGCGACGAGGCCAAGCTCACCATATTGGGCGTACCGGACCGTCCCGGCATCGCCCACAAGATTCTGGGTCCCGTCGCGGATGCGAACATCGAAGTCGACATGATCGTGCAGAACATGGCGGATGATCAGACCACGGACTTCACTTTTACCGTACACCGCAACGAATATCCCAAGGCGCTGGAAATCCTGCGGAGCACCTGCGAGGAACTGGGTGGCCGACAGGTGACGGGCGATGATAAAATAGTCAAAGTTTCCATCGTAGGGGTCGGTATGCGATCCCACGCGGGCATCGCCAGCAAGATGTTCGAAGCCTTGGCACGAGAAGGGATCAATATCCGGATGATCTCGACCTCGGAAATCAAGATTTCCGTGGTGGTCGACGAAAAATATCTGGAACTCGCGGTCCGCGCCCTCCACGATGCTTTCGGGCTCGACAAGGCGCCGGTGGCGGAATGATCCGGCGCGATAAAAAAATTTTATAATTTTTAAAAATATTGTTAGAATCTGAAATTCAGCAAGAAGGCTTTGGTTGGCTATAAATGTTGCTGATTTCTGTATATTTGTATGGCGAGAAGCCGCAAAGGAAGGACTTATGTTGATCTTGACTCGAAGAGTAGGTGAGACCCTGATGATAGGGGATGATGTCACCGTGACTGTGCTTGGCGTTAAGGGCAATCAGGTGCGCATCGGCGTTAACGCGCCGAAAGACGTTTCTGTTCATCGGGAAGAGATCTACGAACGCATCAAAAAAGAGCAGCAGGGCTTGTCCGGTGGTGAAAAGCCGACCGGGTCTGGTGCATAACCTGATTTAGTACGTCGATTTTGGAGAGATGGCCGAGAGGCTGAAGGCGCTCCCCTGCTAAGGGAGTATACGGGCAAAACCTGTATCGAGGGTTCGAATCCCTCTCTCTCCGCCAGTGTCTGGAACCCGCCCGCAAGGCGGGTTTCTTTATGCAAGCCTTTGATGCGTGGTCTCGCTCGGGAGCCTGCAAAACAGATGGTCGGTAGGCTATGGTCTGTGCCGGCTTCACATTCCGCGGAATTTAAGTAGAATACCCGGCTCGAATTCCAATTCATTTAAAGGTTATAGAGGAATACTAATGGTAACCATACGTCTGGCGCGTGGCGGTGCAAAAAAACGGCCTTTTTATCACGTGGTTGTGACGGACAGCCGATCGAAGCGTGATGGCCGCTACATCGAGCGGGTAGGCTTTTTCAATCCGATCGCACGCGGTCAGGAAGAGCGTGTTCGTTTGAACGATGAGCGCATCCAATATTGGGTGGCCCAAGGCGCACAAGCGTCCGACCGCGTCGCTAGTTTGATCCGCGAAGCAGCCCGCAAAGAGGCGGCGTAAGAACTTGTAGATCAGGGCGGCTGGCGTGTCTCGGCTGGTCGTGGTCGGCGAAATTGCTGGCGCTCATGGCGTCAAGGGATGGGTGAAGATTCATTCCTTTACCGAGCCGAGAGATGCAATATTGGACTACGTGCCGTGGGTGCTGGACACCAACGGCGTGACCAGGGAGTGCAAGGTGTTGGCCGCGCGGGCTGAAGGCCCAAGCGTCCTGGCGAGACTGGAACAGATAGAAGATCGCGACCAGGCAGCAAAGCTGCGGTTCAGCAAAATTTTGGCGCCGCGCGATCGTTTTCCGGTGCCGGAGCCCGGCCATTATTACTGGGCCGACTTGATCGGTTTACAGGTGAAAACGGTGGACGGCCAGGCGCTCGGCATCGTGACGGACATGATGGCAACCGGGGCCAACGACGTCATGGTTGTCAAGGGCGAGCGGGAGAGGTTGGTTCCCTTCGTGACCGGTGAATATGTGAAGGAAGTCCATATCGACGAGGGTTATCTGATCGTCGACTGGGATCCGGAATTCTAAGCGCGCCATCGGATGCGTTTCGATATTGTCACGCTCTTCCCGGAGATGATGCGGGAGGCGACGGCCTGGGGCGTCACCGGGAGGGCTTTGGATCAGGGCTTGGCCGAAATCGGGTTGTGGAATCCGCGGGATTACACCCACGACCGGCACCGCACGGTAGACGACCGGCCTTACGGCGGCGGCCCCGGCATGGTCATGAAGGTCGAGCCTTTGCGTGCGGCGATCCGCGCGGCCCGAAACGCCCATGAACAGCCCGCGCCGGTGATTTATCTCAGCCCTCAGGGGCGCCGGCTCGATCAGGCCTCGGTCAGGCGTTTCGCGGAACTGCCCCGCTTGGTGTTGGTGGCCGGACGCTACGAAGGGGTGGACGAGCGCTTGATCGAGGCCGAAGTGGACGAAGAATGGTCCATCGGCGATTACGTGCTGAGCGGCGGCGAACTGGCTGCCCTGGTGATTTTCGATGCGGTGGTGCGCTTGCTGCCGGGCGTGCTGGGCGATGACCAGTCCGCCGCGCAGGATTCGTACATGGCGGGTTTGCTGGATTGCCCGCATTACACCCGGCCGGAGGTGATCGATGGCCGGGCCGTTCCGGAAATTTTGCAGAGCGGCAATCACGAGGCGATCCGCCGCTGGCGCCTGAAACAAGCCTTAGGCCGGACCTGGCTGAGGCGGCCGGACCTGTTGCAGGGCCGGGTCCTGGATGTCGAGCAGCAAAGGCTGTTGGATGAGTTTAGAAACGATTTGAATACCAGATAGTTGTGTAGAGGAACCCATGGCAAACATAATTCAACAGCTCGAAAAAGAATGGATAGGCGACAAGGCCATCCCCGAATTCGGCCCCGGTGACACTGTCGTCGTACAGGTCAAGGTCAAGGAAGGTAACCGCGAACGTTTGCAGGCTTATGAAGGCGTGGTCATCGCCAAGCGTAACCGTGGCTACCACTCCGCGTTTACCGTGCGCAAGATTTCCCACGGCGAAGGCGTGGAGCGCGTGTTCCTCACTTACAGCCCGCAGGTTCAGGAAATCCAGGTGAAGCGCCGCGGCGACGTGCGTCGCGCCAAGCTTTACTACCTGCGCGACCGCACCGGTAAGGCTGCCCGTATCAAGGAAAAAATCTAACCCCTGCGGCTTTTGCCGTCGGAGTTTCGGGACGGACGACGGGTGGCCTCAGGGCCGCCCGTGTCTTTTTGCGTTGGTGTCGCATCGTCACAGTGAAAGCACGCCCGATAGTCGCCGAGCCCGAGCATGTGGCCGTCATCCCCGCGCCCTTCGGTTCGGTGATCGTACGCGCAGGCGACACCGCGTTGCGCGGTCTCGATGTGTCGCCGGATGTTTTGGAGCCGATCGCCCCCCTCGGTTCCTTGCTGAAGACGGCCGAGCGCCAATTGTTGTCTTATTTCCGCGATCCGCTCAGCCCGTTCGATCTTCCCATAGGCGTGCACGGCACGTCTCACCGCATGCGCGTGTGGGACGCCTTGCGCGCCATTCCACCCGGCCAGGTCAAGACTTATGGCCAGATCGCCGGCGAACTCAGCTCCGGTCCGCGGGCGGTGGCCGGTGCCTGCCGCAGCAACGAATTCCCCATCCTCATACCCTGCCATCGGGTCGTATCGTCCCAGGGCCTGGGCGGCTATTGCGGCCGGCTCGACGGTCCGTTCTTGGAAATCAAGCGCTGGCTGCTGCGGCACGAGGGCTATCCGATTGACTGAAGCCGCCGCCAACCAGGTCTTGATACGAAGTTTTCAGGATGGCCTGTGGATCGAGGAGGGTCTGAGCGAGAACACGCAAAAGTCCTACGCCAGCGATCTTAATCTGTTCGCCCTCTGGCTGAGAACCGAGCGGAGCAAGGCCTTGATCGAGGTTCGACGGGACGATATCGAAGCCTATCTCGCCCATCGCTTCCGCGAGCAGGCCAGCCACCGTACCAGCGCCCGGTTGTTGTCCAGCCTGCGTAAGTTTTACGCGAATCTGGTGAGGCTGGAGAAGCTGGATCACGATCCCTGTGCCGGCATCGAATCGCCCCAAGTCGGCAAGCCCCTGCCTAAGACCCTGAGCGAAAGCGAGGTCGAGGACTTGCTGAACGCGCCCGAGCCGAGTCAGCCCTTGGGGCAGCGCGATCGCACCATGCTGGAAGTGCTTTATGCCACGGGTCTGCGGGTGACCGAGCTGGTGAGCCTGCGGCTGGAGCAGATCAACCTACGGCAGGGATTGGTGCGGGTGACCGGCAAGGGCAGCAAGACCCGGCTGACGCCGCTCGGCGAGGAAGCGCAAAACTGGCTGGAGATTTACCAGCACCAAGGCCGCCCGGCCATACTCGGCGGTCGGCAAAGCGACGATCTGTTCGTGACGGAGCGGGGCGGCGCCATGACCCGCCAGGCCTTCTGGTATCTCATCAAGCGCTATGCGATCAAGGCCGGCATCAGCAAGCCTTTGTCGCCGCATACCCTGCGACATGCCTTCGCGACCCATTTGCTGAACCACGGCGCGGATCTGCGCGTTGTGCAATTGCTGCTGGGACATAGTGATTTGTCCAGCACCCAGATTTACACCCACGTCGCCCAGGAACGCCTCAAAGACCTGCACAGCCGCTGCCATCCGCGCGGCTGAACCAAACTCGGAGCCTGCATGACCGGAACCATCCATCCCACCGCTCACATCGCACCCGGCGCAAAACTGGGCGCCGGAGTCACCGTCGGTCCTTACGCCGTGATCGAAGACCAGGTCGAGATCGGCGACGGCAGCGTGATCGGTGCCCACGCCATCATCCAGCCCCGTGTCCGCATGGGACGGAACAATACGGTGCATCCCACCGCCGTGCTGGGCGGCTTGCCGCAAGACCTGGCTTTCGATCCGCAATTCGACACCTGGGTCGAAATCGGCGACGGCAATGTCTTACGCGAGGGTGTGACCATCAGCCGGGCCACCAAGACGGGTACCGCGACCCGCATCGGCAACGAGTGTTATCTGATGAACAACAGTCACGTCGGCCACGATTGCACGGTGGGCAACAACACCATCTTCGCCAGCGGCGCGACCCTGGGCGGCCATGCGCAGGTCGGCGACCGGGTGTTTCTCGGTGGCGGGGTCATGACCCATCAGTTCTGCCGTATCGGCAGCTACGCCATGCTGCAGGGTTTGGCCGGCATCAACAAGGACGTGTTGCCTTTCATGATGGTGGGCGGACGCCCCGGCAAGCATTACCGCCTGAATCTGGTCGGCCTGCGCCGCGCCGGCATCGACGGCGAGCGTCTGAAGACCGTGTCCGCCGCCATACGGCGCTTGCGCAACAAGCAGAGCCTGGAAGGCCTGGCCGATACGCCGGAACTGGACTATCTGCGCGCCTGGTTGGCGGAAGGTAGCAAGCGCGGCATCCTGCCCTTCATCGACATCCACAAGGACGCGGACTGAATCATCTCTCGGGGAAAACAACATGAGCAAACTGAAATGCGCCGTGATCGGCGTCGGCTACCTGGGCAAGTTCCACGCGCAAAAATATGCCGCTCTGCCGGATTGTGAACTGGTCGCCGTGGTGGACAATAATCCCGAACAGGCCCGTGCCGTCGCCGAGCAGAACCACACCCAGGCGCTGACCGATTACCGTGAGCTGCTGGGCAAGGTCGATGCTGTCAGCATCGTTGTGCCCACCAGCCTGCATTTCCAGGTGGCGAAGGATTTTCTCGAAGCCGGCGCCCATGTGCTGGTGGAAAAACCCATCACCGTCACCGTAGAAGAGGCGGACGAGCTGATCCGCATCGCCAAGGAAAAGGATTTGCGCCTGATGGTCGGCCATCTGGAGCGTTTCAACGCGGCCATACTCGGCATGGATTTGACTCACGACAAGCCGCTGTTCATCGAGTCGCACCGTTTGGCGCCGTTCAACCCGCGCGCCAACGACGTCAGCGTGGTGCTGGACCTGATGATCCACGACATCGATATCATCCTCGACATTGTCGATTCCGAGGTCGAGCACATCGACGCCAAGGGTGTGACCGTGCTCACCAGCGACACCGACATCGCCAATGCCCGCATCACCTTCAAGAGCGGCTGCGTGGCCAACGTCACCGCCAGCCGAGCCAGCCTCAAGGTCGAGCGCAAGATGCGGATGTTCATGCCCAACGCCTACGTCTCTGTGGATTTCCAGAACCGCGTGCTGGCCATACACCGCAAGGGCGATAAGGAAATGTTTCCCGGCGTGCCGGAAATCCTCAGCGAGGAATCGGTGTTCGAAAACGGCGATGCCCTGCTGGAAGAGATCAAGCACTTCGTCACCTGCATCCGCGAAGGCAAGGAGCCTTTGGTTTCCGGCCATGCCGGCCGCCGGGCGCTGGCTACCGCAACCGCCATCACCCAATTGCTCAAACAAGGAGTGGTGTAGCATAGGCCGCGAGGCCAGGGTGTTACTCCGGCGTTTACGGAATTGGGAGGTAGCAGCATGAATTATCGCGAGATTATTACCATCGAGGCGGGTAAACGCGGTGGTAAGCCCTGTATCCGGGGCTTGCGTATTACCGTCTACGATGTGCTCGAATACCTTGCCTCAGGCATGAGTATGGAGGAGATCGTTGAAGATTTTCCGGAGCTCAGTTCCGAGGACATACGTGCGGTCTTGAGCTTTGCGGCGGACAGAGAGCGGCATATCGAATCGCTCAAGGCCGTATGAAACTGCTCTTGGATGAAAATCTTTCCCGGCGGTTGCTGCCGTTTCTGCTCGCCGAATACCCAGACTCCACTCAGATAGCCCTGCTTGAAATGGAAAAGTCCAGTGACCATGAAGTCTGGACTTATGCGCGTATCCATGAATATGTCATCGTGACGCGTGATTCCGATTTTTACGATCTCAGCACCATTTACGGGCAGCCGCCCAAGATCATATGGTTGCGTACCGGCAACCAAAATAAGGCCACGACCTTGTCGGTATTGTTGAGCCACCGTTCGCTGATTGAAAAAGCGCTGTTGGCGGAGGATAAGGCGTGCATCGAAATTTATTGAAAAATTAATCGTGTAACCCCGACTTCATTGGTTTTGTTTACTTCCGGAGAAACCCCCACCATGATCCCCATGGTCGATCTGAAAACCCAATACCACCAGCTCAAGGACGAGATCGACGCCGGCCTGCTGGCCGCACTGGAGAATACCGCCTTCGTGATGGGGCCCAATGTGCAGGCTTTCGAGAAGGAAGCGGCCGAATATCTGGGCGTGAAACACGCCATCGGCGTGGCCAACGGTACCGAGGCTTTGCATCTGGCCCTGCTCGCCGCCGGAATAGGGCAGGGCGACGAGGTGATTACCTCGGCCTTCACCTTCATCGCCACGGCCGAAGCCATCCGTTACGTCGGCGCCAAGCCGGTGTTCGTCGATATCGATCCCAGGACCTTCAACATCACGCCCGCCACCGTCGAAGCGGCCATCACGCCCCAGACCAAGGCCATCATGCCGGTGCATCTGTTCGGCCAGCCGGTGGACATCGCCGGCATCCAGGCGGTGGCCCACAAGCATGGGCTGAAGATCGTCGAGGATTGCGCCCAGTCTTTCGGCGCTTCCGTGGACGGCAAACAGACCGGCGGCTTCGGTCTGGCATCCGGGTTCAGCTTTTTCCCCAGCAAGAACCTGGGTGCCTACGGCGACGGCGGCCTGGTGACGACCAACGATGACGATGTTGCGGCGAAGGTGAAAGTGCTGCGCAACCATGGCTCGGAAGTGCGCTATTACCACGACGTGATCGGCTACAACAGCCGGCTGGACGAGTTGCAGGCCGTGATCCTGCGGGTCAAGCTGAAGCGCATAGCCCAGTTCAACGAAGGCCGCCGCCGCTCGGCGCATCTTTACTCCGAACTGCTGGCCGGCCTGGTGGAAACGCCGTACGAAGACGGCATCGGCGTCCACGTCTACCACCAGTACACCTTGCTGAGCGACCGGCGCGATGCTATCCAGGCCGCATTGCAAAATGCCCAGATCGCCTGCGCGGTCTATTACCCGGTTCCCCTGCACCAGCAAAAGGTCTTCGCCGCGGACTGCCAGGGCGTGAGCCTGCCGGTGACCGAAGCGGTCGCGGCGCGCTGCCTCTCCCTGCCTATCTTCCCCGAGTTGGCGGAAGAGCAGGTGAGGGAAGTCGTCGGCGTCATACGCTCGGCACTGGGCGCCTGAGGGCTTGGACTTAATGGCTCCGCCTGCCGCCCTTACCCCAACCCCTCTCCCAAAGGGCGAGGGGTCTGCACGGCCGCCTCTGGTTATGCTCTCCGCCGGGGAGGCCTCCGGCGACCAGCATGCGGCCAGCCTGTTTCTGGAACTGCGCAAGCTGGTTCCGGAACTGCGCGGTATCGGCATGGGCGGGACCAAAATGCGCGAGGCCGGCGTGGACATCCGTTACGATTCCACCGGCATCGCCGTGATCGGCGCCACCGAGGTCATCAAGCATTACGGCGAGATACGCCGTGCGCTGAAGCTCATGCAGAACCTGGCGCGAGACGAGAAGCCGGATCTGCTGATCTGCGTCGATTACAAGGAGTTCAATTTCCAGCTGGCCAAGGCGGCCAGGGCTGCCGGCATCAAGGTGTTGTTCTACGTCAGCCCGCAGGTCTGGGCCTGGCGGCCGGGGCGGGTGAAGAAATACGGCCGGGCGGTGGATCACATGGCGGTGATCTTTCCTTTCGAGGTTCCGTTTTACGAGGCCCACGGTATTCCCGTGACCTTTGTCGGCCACCCGTTGGCCGGCAGGGTGCGGCCTTCAATCGCCAAGGACGAGGCTTTGCAGGAGTTCGGCCTAGCCGGGGAGGGGCCGGTCATCGGCCTGCTGCCCGGCAGCCGTGGCAACGAGATCAAGCGCCTGCTGCCGGTCATCCTGGAGGCGGTGCAGAAGCTGGCCGATCGCTTCCCGAAAGCCCGTTTCGTCCTCAGCCAGGCGCCTTCGGTGGACGACCGCCTGTTGCATGGCCTGCTGCAAAGCTGCCCGCTGCCTATCCGGACGGTCAAGGGCCGGCA includes:
- a CDS encoding aspartate kinase, whose product is MALYVHKYGGTSVGSTERIKNVAERVIRARQRGEDVVVVVSAMSGETNKLVAYAHEVQERPSPREMDVLLSTGEQVTIALLAMALEQKGCPAISYTGWQVGIVSDDAHTKARIEKIDTDRIQADLDAGRVVVVAGFQGVTAEGDITTLGRGGSDTTAVALAAALKAEECLIYTDVDGVYTTDPRVEPRARRLDRITFEEMLEMASLGSKVLQIRSVEFAGKYNVPLRVLSSFAEGGGTLISYEENGVEKALISGIAFNRDEAKLTILGVPDRPGIAHKILGPVADANIEVDMIVQNMADDQTTDFTFTVHRNEYPKALEILRSTCEELGGRQVTGDDKIVKVSIVGVGMRSHAGIASKMFEALAREGINIRMISTSEIKISVVVDEKYLELAVRALHDAFGLDKAPVAE
- the csrA gene encoding carbon storage regulator CsrA; the encoded protein is MLILTRRVGETLMIGDDVTVTVLGVKGNQVRIGVNAPKDVSVHREEIYERIKKEQQGLSGGEKPTGSGA
- the rpsP gene encoding 30S ribosomal protein S16, with amino-acid sequence MVTIRLARGGAKKRPFYHVVVTDSRSKRDGRYIERVGFFNPIARGQEERVRLNDERIQYWVAQGAQASDRVASLIREAARKEAA
- the rimM gene encoding ribosome maturation factor RimM (Essential for efficient processing of 16S rRNA), translating into MSRLVVVGEIAGAHGVKGWVKIHSFTEPRDAILDYVPWVLDTNGVTRECKVLAARAEGPSVLARLEQIEDRDQAAKLRFSKILAPRDRFPVPEPGHYYWADLIGLQVKTVDGQALGIVTDMMATGANDVMVVKGERERLVPFVTGEYVKEVHIDEGYLIVDWDPEF
- the trmD gene encoding tRNA (guanosine(37)-N1)-methyltransferase TrmD, which gives rise to MRFDIVTLFPEMMREATAWGVTGRALDQGLAEIGLWNPRDYTHDRHRTVDDRPYGGGPGMVMKVEPLRAAIRAARNAHEQPAPVIYLSPQGRRLDQASVRRFAELPRLVLVAGRYEGVDERLIEAEVDEEWSIGDYVLSGGELAALVIFDAVVRLLPGVLGDDQSAAQDSYMAGLLDCPHYTRPEVIDGRAVPEILQSGNHEAIRRWRLKQALGRTWLRRPDLLQGRVLDVEQQRLLDEFRNDLNTR
- the rplS gene encoding 50S ribosomal protein L19, translated to MANIIQQLEKEWIGDKAIPEFGPGDTVVVQVKVKEGNRERLQAYEGVVIAKRNRGYHSAFTVRKISHGEGVERVFLTYSPQVQEIQVKRRGDVRRAKLYYLRDRTGKAARIKEKI
- a CDS encoding methylated-DNA--[protein]-cysteine S-methyltransferase encodes the protein MKARPIVAEPEHVAVIPAPFGSVIVRAGDTALRGLDVSPDVLEPIAPLGSLLKTAERQLLSYFRDPLSPFDLPIGVHGTSHRMRVWDALRAIPPGQVKTYGQIAGELSSGPRAVAGACRSNEFPILIPCHRVVSSQGLGGYCGRLDGPFLEIKRWLLRHEGYPID
- the xerD gene encoding site-specific tyrosine recombinase XerD; amino-acid sequence: MTEAAANQVLIRSFQDGLWIEEGLSENTQKSYASDLNLFALWLRTERSKALIEVRRDDIEAYLAHRFREQASHRTSARLLSSLRKFYANLVRLEKLDHDPCAGIESPQVGKPLPKTLSESEVEDLLNAPEPSQPLGQRDRTMLEVLYATGLRVTELVSLRLEQINLRQGLVRVTGKGSKTRLTPLGEEAQNWLEIYQHQGRPAILGGRQSDDLFVTERGGAMTRQAFWYLIKRYAIKAGISKPLSPHTLRHAFATHLLNHGADLRVVQLLLGHSDLSSTQIYTHVAQERLKDLHSRCHPRG
- the lpxA gene encoding acyl-ACP--UDP-N-acetylglucosamine O-acyltransferase, producing MTGTIHPTAHIAPGAKLGAGVTVGPYAVIEDQVEIGDGSVIGAHAIIQPRVRMGRNNTVHPTAVLGGLPQDLAFDPQFDTWVEIGDGNVLREGVTISRATKTGTATRIGNECYLMNNSHVGHDCTVGNNTIFASGATLGGHAQVGDRVFLGGGVMTHQFCRIGSYAMLQGLAGINKDVLPFMMVGGRPGKHYRLNLVGLRRAGIDGERLKTVSAAIRRLRNKQSLEGLADTPELDYLRAWLAEGSKRGILPFIDIHKDAD
- a CDS encoding Gfo/Idh/MocA family protein, translated to MSKLKCAVIGVGYLGKFHAQKYAALPDCELVAVVDNNPEQARAVAEQNHTQALTDYRELLGKVDAVSIVVPTSLHFQVAKDFLEAGAHVLVEKPITVTVEEADELIRIAKEKDLRLMVGHLERFNAAILGMDLTHDKPLFIESHRLAPFNPRANDVSVVLDLMIHDIDIILDIVDSEVEHIDAKGVTVLTSDTDIANARITFKSGCVANVTASRASLKVERKMRMFMPNAYVSVDFQNRVLAIHRKGDKEMFPGVPEILSEESVFENGDALLEEIKHFVTCIREGKEPLVSGHAGRRALATATAITQLLKQGVV
- a CDS encoding DUF433 domain-containing protein translates to MNYREIITIEAGKRGGKPCIRGLRITVYDVLEYLASGMSMEEIVEDFPELSSEDIRAVLSFAADRERHIESLKAV
- a CDS encoding DUF5615 family PIN-like protein; amino-acid sequence: MKLLLDENLSRRLLPFLLAEYPDSTQIALLEMEKSSDHEVWTYARIHEYVIVTRDSDFYDLSTIYGQPPKIIWLRTGNQNKATTLSVLLSHRSLIEKALLAEDKACIEIY
- a CDS encoding DegT/DnrJ/EryC1/StrS aminotransferase family protein; the protein is MIPMVDLKTQYHQLKDEIDAGLLAALENTAFVMGPNVQAFEKEAAEYLGVKHAIGVANGTEALHLALLAAGIGQGDEVITSAFTFIATAEAIRYVGAKPVFVDIDPRTFNITPATVEAAITPQTKAIMPVHLFGQPVDIAGIQAVAHKHGLKIVEDCAQSFGASVDGKQTGGFGLASGFSFFPSKNLGAYGDGGLVTTNDDDVAAKVKVLRNHGSEVRYYHDVIGYNSRLDELQAVILRVKLKRIAQFNEGRRRSAHLYSELLAGLVETPYEDGIGVHVYHQYTLLSDRRDAIQAALQNAQIACAVYYPVPLHQQKVFAADCQGVSLPVTEAVAARCLSLPIFPELAEEQVREVVGVIRSALGA
- the lpxB gene encoding lipid-A-disaccharide synthase, whose translation is MLSAGEASGDQHAASLFLELRKLVPELRGIGMGGTKMREAGVDIRYDSTGIAVIGATEVIKHYGEIRRALKLMQNLARDEKPDLLICVDYKEFNFQLAKAARAAGIKVLFYVSPQVWAWRPGRVKKYGRAVDHMAVIFPFEVPFYEAHGIPVTFVGHPLAGRVRPSIAKDEALQEFGLAGEGPVIGLLPGSRGNEIKRLLPVILEAVQKLADRFPKARFVLSQAPSVDDRLLHGLLQSCPLPIRTVKGRQYDVLQCCGAVVTVSGTATLEVALSGVPMTIIYKVTPVTYQLGRRLIKIPFIGLPNILAGKSIVREFIQHEANADNIAGEIGRILADPEYAGQMREDLRAVADRLGEGGGSARLARLAADMMGGGKP